From Roseofilum casamattae BLCC-M143, the proteins below share one genomic window:
- a CDS encoding response regulator transcription factor: protein MKILLVEDDRRIAEALAEALSDRHYTVDIADDGELGWSFIESTPYNLILLDVMLPKLNGIEFCHRLRQQGYTIPVLMLTARDTSSDKVMGLDVGADDYVVKPFDLPELMARVRALLRRNSDILPPTLEWAGLQLDPNTCKVEYTGKTLQLTPKEYSLLELFLRSNGRCLSRTAILDQVWCFEEQPGEETVKVHLRSLRQKLKAAGAPANYIETVYGLGYRLNQSL, encoded by the coding sequence ATGAAAATTCTACTGGTCGAAGACGATCGCCGAATTGCCGAAGCCCTAGCCGAGGCCCTGAGCGATCGCCATTATACCGTCGATATTGCCGACGATGGCGAGTTGGGGTGGAGCTTTATTGAATCAACTCCTTATAATCTCATCCTCTTAGATGTCATGCTACCCAAACTCAATGGCATCGAATTTTGCCACCGGCTGCGGCAACAAGGCTATACCATCCCCGTACTCATGCTCACTGCCCGAGACACCAGCAGCGATAAAGTGATGGGATTAGATGTCGGAGCAGACGACTATGTGGTCAAACCTTTCGACTTACCCGAGCTAATGGCACGAGTCCGAGCCTTGTTGCGCCGCAATAGCGATATTTTACCTCCTACCTTGGAATGGGCGGGGCTGCAACTCGATCCCAATACGTGTAAAGTTGAATATACTGGAAAAACGCTACAACTAACGCCGAAAGAATATAGCTTATTGGAATTATTCCTGCGCAGTAACGGTCGGTGTTTAAGTCGCACGGCGATCCTCGACCAAGTGTGGTGTTTTGAAGAACAACCGGGAGAAGAAACCGTAAAAGTGCATTTACGTTCCCTGCGACAAAAATTGAAAGCTGCGGGAGCGCCTGCTAACTATATTGAAACCGTCTATGGTTTGGGATACCGACTCAATCAAAGCC
- the lysS gene encoding lysine--tRNA ligase, with protein sequence MFWADKIAKDAQGEQVVNDSKTPSGRVHVGSVRGVVIHDVIYRALQHGKKPVKFLYGVDDYDALDTVPHYLDRDKFSPYLGQPLCTVPAPEDTASDYAKYFMGEFLEVFDYLGVRPKVYYLRDLYRTGQLNPYIDTFLNNAQTIREVYEQVSKAKRPDNWYPFQVICENCGKIATTSVTDYDGDRVFYTCKPDATDWVEGCGHSGWVSPFDGNGKLPWKVEWVAKWDVLGVTIELAGKDHSQKGGSRDVANAIYRRVLKKKPPFHSPYEFILVNGTKMSSSKGVGSSAKDMAELLPPELLRFLMLRTPPKTVINFAPNYETTTRLFRDYDSSISKYEAWKKAEENTEPTKELMALLYSQIESEVNSYQPFELSTLISLLQIPGLEIEAEIEKRMPALSDRDRQIIQERIAVARKWLSDYADEEEKLVIYWDEIPEGARKLSAEQKTYLQKLSENLATLETWDAQALQTLIFSTTKELSIPPNVAFPAIYQCLLGKERGPKAGGLLSYLEKSFVCDRLNAVVALS encoded by the coding sequence ATGTTCTGGGCTGATAAAATTGCGAAGGATGCACAAGGAGAACAAGTTGTCAATGACTCGAAAACGCCATCAGGTCGAGTTCATGTTGGCTCCGTGCGCGGCGTGGTTATCCATGACGTAATTTATCGCGCTCTGCAACATGGGAAGAAACCGGTTAAGTTTTTGTACGGGGTCGATGACTACGATGCTCTCGATACCGTTCCACACTACCTCGATCGCGACAAGTTTTCCCCCTATCTCGGGCAACCGCTCTGCACTGTTCCCGCTCCCGAAGACACTGCCAGCGACTATGCCAAGTATTTTATGGGAGAGTTTCTTGAGGTCTTTGACTATCTCGGAGTTCGTCCCAAAGTCTATTATTTAAGGGACTTGTATCGCACCGGTCAACTGAATCCTTATATCGATACGTTTCTGAATAACGCTCAGACCATTCGCGAAGTCTACGAGCAGGTGAGTAAAGCTAAACGGCCGGATAATTGGTATCCGTTTCAAGTCATTTGCGAGAACTGTGGAAAAATTGCCACCACGTCGGTCACCGATTATGATGGCGATCGCGTCTTCTATACCTGCAAACCCGATGCCACAGACTGGGTAGAAGGTTGCGGTCATTCCGGTTGGGTTTCGCCCTTCGACGGGAATGGGAAACTACCTTGGAAAGTGGAATGGGTGGCGAAATGGGATGTCTTGGGTGTCACCATAGAATTAGCCGGAAAAGACCATTCCCAGAAAGGCGGATCTCGGGATGTCGCTAATGCCATTTATCGTCGAGTCCTGAAGAAAAAGCCGCCATTCCATTCCCCTTACGAGTTTATTTTGGTGAATGGAACGAAGATGAGTTCCTCGAAAGGAGTCGGTTCCAGTGCGAAAGATATGGCCGAGTTATTGCCCCCCGAGTTATTGCGATTTTTGATGTTGCGCACCCCGCCAAAAACCGTCATTAATTTCGCCCCCAACTACGAAACAACGACGCGATTGTTCCGCGATTATGATAGTTCGATTAGCAAATATGAAGCGTGGAAAAAGGCAGAGGAGAACACCGAACCAACCAAAGAGTTAATGGCTTTGCTCTACTCTCAGATTGAAAGCGAAGTAAACTCCTATCAACCCTTTGAATTGAGTACGTTGATTTCGCTGTTGCAAATTCCCGGTCTGGAGATTGAAGCGGAAATTGAGAAACGGATGCCAGCTTTATCGGATCGCGATCGCCAAATTATCCAAGAGAGAATTGCCGTGGCGCGCAAGTGGTTGAGCGACTATGCCGACGAAGAAGAAAAGCTGGTCATTTATTGGGATGAAATTCCCGAAGGCGCGCGCAAACTTTCTGCGGAACAAAAGACGTATTTACAAAAACTTTCCGAGAATTTAGCGACTCTAGAAACTTGGGATGCCCAAGCCTTGCAAACCCTGATTTTCTCGACGACTAAAGAGTTGTCGATTCCTCCTAATGTTGCTTTTCCAGCTATTTACCAGTGCCTGTTAGGCAAAGAGCGGGGACCGAAAGCGGGAGGATTGTTATCCTATTTAGAGAAAAGCTTTGTTTGCGATCGCCTCAATGCCGTTGTTGCCCTATCTTAA
- a CDS encoding SpoIID/LytB domain-containing protein, protein MVAALSLFLIPFKALFKPLKSLKPHWWLTTALWMAMAAAVSAAEVEMRVAIAEDTNEIKIGSSTAAVVKDSNGQVIGELNAMNGFTAESDYYGVALAQWRAGQLWIEPENDGFVWIGDRWYRGRLLIMPTDEGITAINYVDIEDYLYSVVGGEMIPSWPLEALKAQAVSARSYALYHREKTADKIYDVGDNTFWQMYRGVEDEYVSTQEAVNETAGQILAHDGNVIEAVFHSSSGGHTENVEDVWQEPRPYLRAVPDYDQEAPVYQWTEVFTLADISELTEGVGNVLSIVPTETTPRGRVRSLKITGDRGEKSVSGAAFRQALSLRSTLFSIQPTGSADKGTGSSTFQVEGRGFGHGLGMSQYGAYAMAAQGATYQDILRHYYTDTYLARIRIGQ, encoded by the coding sequence ATGGTTGCTGCATTAAGTTTGTTTCTGATTCCGTTTAAAGCCTTATTCAAACCCCTCAAATCTCTCAAACCTCACTGGTGGCTGACTACAGCCTTATGGATGGCCATGGCCGCTGCGGTTAGCGCTGCGGAGGTGGAGATGCGAGTAGCGATCGCCGAAGATACCAATGAGATTAAAATTGGTAGCTCGACAGCGGCAGTCGTGAAAGACTCCAACGGTCAAGTCATCGGCGAACTGAACGCCATGAATGGCTTTACCGCCGAATCAGATTATTATGGCGTAGCTTTAGCGCAATGGCGAGCCGGACAACTGTGGATCGAGCCGGAAAATGACGGGTTTGTCTGGATTGGCGATCGCTGGTATCGCGGCAGACTCCTGATTATGCCCACGGACGAAGGCATTACCGCCATTAACTATGTCGATATTGAAGATTATCTCTACAGCGTAGTGGGCGGCGAGATGATTCCCTCCTGGCCTCTGGAAGCCCTGAAAGCCCAAGCAGTATCTGCCCGCAGTTATGCCCTTTATCATCGGGAAAAAACCGCCGATAAAATCTACGATGTGGGCGACAATACCTTCTGGCAAATGTATCGCGGCGTTGAAGACGAATATGTCAGCACTCAAGAAGCAGTGAACGAAACAGCGGGACAAATCCTCGCCCATGACGGCAACGTTATTGAAGCGGTGTTCCATTCTTCCTCTGGCGGCCATACGGAAAATGTGGAAGATGTATGGCAAGAGCCTCGCCCTTACCTGCGCGCCGTTCCGGACTACGATCAAGAAGCACCGGTTTATCAGTGGACGGAAGTCTTTACTCTCGCCGATATTTCCGAGTTGACTGAAGGGGTGGGTAATGTGTTGTCTATCGTCCCCACAGAAACAACACCTCGCGGACGAGTTCGCTCTCTGAAAATTACTGGAGATCGAGGGGAAAAAAGCGTGAGTGGAGCCGCATTTAGACAAGCTCTGAGCTTGCGCAGTACTTTGTTTAGCATTCAACCTACGGGCAGCGCTGATAAAGGAACCGGTAGCAGTACGTTCCAAGTGGAGGGACGGGGATTCGGCCACGGGTTGGGCATGAGCCAATATGGAGCCTATGCTATGGCAGCTCAAGGGGCAACCTATCAGGATATTCTTCGCCATTACTATACGGATACTTATCTCGCTCGCATTCGTATCGGACAGTAA
- a CDS encoding alpha/beta hydrolase — MAFRLNPPICSWQQRLAIAISLLGVTGSSWLLPTPPVQAAERVYVSFSLLERSIPVRDLTEFVEAGTISAKLGAYTRYLNEDRIERFRQALQQPIEIDALGVAQFLYSPQGEALLDRLGQVVKTGRRQDGFYAIRSSLILAAAEPEGLTLLGILRKFPTQGLRVDLDAALGIAFELQALLRQTNEANQVIVQQAERAVASSSSEIVQVPAGIQWNSVFPFAVPTGEIPVSELPSLENPGSFPWDKESFTLEDRDRNRRFPADLYVPKRDDGPAPVVVISHGLGSNRSSFVYLATHLASQGFAVVVPEHLESSDRQREAMLQGKANEVAEPREFINRPLDITFVLDELNRRNQPGGSLAGRLNLERVGAIGQSFGGYTVLALAGAPINFARLEADCQPNRRSWNVSLLLQCRALELSDRSVNLQDKRIQAAIAINPITSRVLGEESLEKIEVPVAIVAGSHDTVAPSFPEQILPFTWLTNAPEKYFLLQQGGSHFSTLQAGEDDLELPKLAIGEDPELAQRYTLSLSLAFFQTYVAQNPEYRPYLSPAYIDSISEESMPLSGIVELNIDRLPELAPGF; from the coding sequence ATGGCCTTTCGACTCAACCCGCCGATCTGTAGTTGGCAACAAAGACTGGCGATCGCCATCTCTCTTCTCGGAGTTACCGGAAGTAGCTGGCTCCTCCCCACACCACCAGTACAAGCTGCCGAACGAGTCTACGTTTCTTTTTCTCTGCTGGAACGCTCTATCCCCGTCCGGGACTTAACTGAGTTTGTGGAAGCAGGTACGATTAGCGCGAAACTGGGAGCATATACCCGCTACCTGAATGAGGATCGAATCGAGCGATTCCGTCAGGCATTGCAACAACCGATTGAGATTGACGCTTTGGGAGTTGCTCAGTTTCTCTATTCTCCACAAGGGGAAGCATTGCTCGATCGCTTGGGACAAGTGGTGAAAACGGGAAGGCGGCAAGATGGATTTTATGCCATCCGCTCGTCCCTAATTTTAGCGGCAGCAGAACCAGAAGGGTTGACCCTGTTGGGGATTTTACGCAAGTTTCCCACCCAAGGATTGCGCGTCGATCTCGATGCGGCTCTGGGGATTGCCTTCGAGTTGCAAGCCTTATTGCGCCAAACTAACGAAGCCAACCAAGTTATCGTGCAACAGGCAGAACGTGCTGTGGCTTCATCATCATCGGAAATCGTGCAAGTTCCGGCAGGGATTCAATGGAACTCTGTATTTCCCTTTGCCGTACCTACGGGAGAGATTCCAGTTTCCGAGTTACCGAGTCTCGAAAATCCCGGTTCTTTTCCCTGGGACAAGGAAAGTTTTACTCTCGAAGATCGCGATCGCAATCGCCGATTTCCTGCCGATCTCTATGTTCCTAAACGAGACGATGGCCCCGCTCCGGTGGTGGTTATCTCCCATGGATTAGGCTCGAATCGGAGTAGTTTTGTCTATTTAGCGACTCATTTAGCTTCCCAAGGGTTTGCGGTGGTGGTTCCGGAACATCTGGAAAGTAGCGATCGCCAACGAGAAGCCATGCTACAAGGCAAGGCGAATGAAGTGGCAGAACCGAGGGAGTTCATCAATCGTCCTTTAGATATTACGTTTGTCCTCGACGAACTCAATCGCAGAAATCAGCCGGGTGGCTCCTTGGCCGGACGTTTGAATCTAGAGCGCGTTGGCGCAATCGGGCAGTCGTTTGGAGGCTATACTGTACTCGCTTTAGCTGGCGCACCGATTAATTTTGCCCGTCTCGAAGCCGATTGCCAACCCAATCGTCGTTCTTGGAATGTTTCCTTACTCTTGCAATGTCGTGCCTTAGAATTGAGCGATCGCTCGGTAAATTTACAGGATAAACGCATTCAAGCGGCGATCGCCATTAATCCGATTACCAGTCGCGTTCTCGGAGAAGAAAGCCTCGAAAAAATTGAAGTTCCTGTTGCTATTGTTGCCGGCAGTCACGATACAGTGGCTCCCTCATTTCCGGAGCAAATTTTGCCCTTTACCTGGCTGACGAATGCTCCAGAAAAGTATTTCCTATTGCAACAAGGAGGGAGCCATTTTTCTACGCTGCAAGCTGGGGAAGACGATCTCGAACTGCCCAAATTGGCGATCGGCGAAGACCCAGAACTGGCGCAACGCTATACCCTGAGCCTCAGCTTAGCGTTTTTCCAAACCTATGTGGCTCAAAATCCAGAGTATCGCCCTTATCTGAGTCCGGCTTATATCGATTCAATTAGTGAAGAATCAATGCCCTTAAGCGGAATTGTGGAACTCAATATCGATCGCCTGCCGGAACTTGCTCCGGGATTTTAG